Proteins from one Methanobacteriaceae archaeon genomic window:
- a CDS encoding ABC transporter permease: protein MAELEGIYTIWLRENKKFFRYRSRIVTSVVTPLLWLLIFGTGLGSAIRFGNMAGGYQAFIYPGIIAQTILFTSVFSGLSVIQDRQFGFLKEILVAPISRPSIVLGKAIGISTTALIQGLILLLLSFVVSVPMDIPTLLTSTLVIILISLGLSGMGLLIASFTDSMEGFNLIMSFIVMPIFLLSGALFPITGLPTWLQAAVYVNPLTYGVDALRGIILHQSALPVYVDVLVVAVFTVLMILISALIFSKKEQSLM, encoded by the coding sequence ATGGCAGAACTTGAGGGAATATACACCATCTGGCTAAGGGAAAACAAGAAATTCTTCCGTTACCGTTCACGTATAGTAACCTCGGTGGTAACACCACTCTTATGGCTACTTATATTTGGAACTGGCCTTGGTTCGGCCATACGTTTCGGGAACATGGCAGGAGGTTACCAGGCCTTCATCTACCCGGGGATCATTGCCCAGACCATACTTTTCACCTCGGTGTTTTCAGGACTTTCCGTGATACAGGACAGGCAGTTCGGTTTCCTGAAGGAGATACTGGTGGCTCCCATATCTCGTCCATCAATTGTCCTGGGAAAAGCCATTGGAATTAGCACCACGGCCCTAATTCAGGGATTAATACTTCTCTTACTCTCTTTTGTAGTGAGTGTTCCCATGGATATTCCCACTCTTTTAACATCCACCTTGGTGATAATCCTTATTTCCCTGGGTCTATCTGGGATGGGACTGCTCATTGCCTCTTTCACAGACAGTATGGAAGGCTTCAACCTCATTATGAGCTTCATTGTAATGCCCATTTTTCTCCTTAGCGGAGCTCTTTTCCCTATAACCGGACTCCCCACCTGGTTACAGGCAGCAGTCTATGTAAACCCCTTAACCTATGGGGTGGATGCATTAAGGGGTATAATCCTGCACCAGTCCGCACTTCCAGTCTATGTGGATGTACTGGTGGTGGCAGTGTTTACAGTCCTCATGATCCTGATATCTGCCCTGATATTCAGCAAAAAAGAGCAGAGTTTAATGTAA